One Micromonospora sp. WMMD812 genomic window carries:
- the gnd gene encoding phosphogluconate dehydrogenase (NAD(+)-dependent, decarboxylating), translating to MQLGLVGLGRMGGNMRERLRAAGHEVVGFDHNAALSDVASLAELAEKLEAPRAVWVMVPAGVTDATIDELADVLGAGDIIIDGGNSRFSDDAPRAERLNERGIGYIDVGVSGGVWGRQNGYALMVGGAQEHVERLMPIFESLKPEGEFGFVHAGPVGAGHYAKMVHNGIEYGLMHAYAEGYELLAASELVTNVPGVFKSWREGTVVRSWLLDLLDRALDEDPDLSELSGYTEDTGEGRWTVDEAVRLAVPLNVITASLFARFASRQDDSPAMKAVAALRQQFGGHAVRKR from the coding sequence ATGCAGCTCGGCCTGGTAGGACTCGGCCGGATGGGCGGCAACATGCGCGAGCGGTTGCGCGCCGCCGGCCACGAGGTGGTCGGTTTCGACCACAACGCGGCGCTGAGCGACGTCGCGTCCCTCGCGGAGCTGGCGGAGAAGCTTGAGGCGCCGCGAGCGGTCTGGGTCATGGTGCCCGCCGGCGTCACCGACGCGACCATCGACGAGCTCGCCGACGTGCTCGGCGCCGGTGACATCATCATCGACGGCGGCAACTCGCGGTTCAGCGACGACGCCCCGCGCGCCGAGCGGCTGAACGAGCGCGGCATCGGCTACATCGACGTCGGCGTCTCCGGTGGGGTCTGGGGCCGGCAGAACGGGTACGCGCTGATGGTCGGCGGCGCCCAGGAGCACGTCGAGCGGCTGATGCCGATCTTCGAGTCGCTCAAGCCGGAAGGTGAGTTCGGCTTCGTGCACGCCGGGCCGGTCGGCGCCGGGCACTACGCGAAGATGGTGCACAACGGCATCGAGTACGGCCTGATGCACGCGTACGCCGAGGGCTACGAGCTGCTCGCCGCCTCCGAGCTGGTCACCAACGTGCCGGGCGTGTTCAAGTCCTGGCGCGAGGGCACGGTGGTCCGCTCCTGGCTGCTGGACCTGCTCGACCGGGCCCTCGACGAGGACCCGGACCTGTCCGAGCTGAGCGGCTACACCGAGGACACCGGCGAGGGCCGCTGGACGGTGGACGAGGCGGTCCGGCTCGCGGTGCCGCTGAACGTCATCACCGCCTCGCTCTTCGCCCGGTTCGCCTCCCGGCAGGACGACTCGCCCGCGATGAAGGCCGTCGCCGCGCTGCGCCAGCAGTTCGGCGGGCACGCCGTCCGCAAGCGCTGA
- the dnaN gene encoding DNA polymerase III subunit beta has protein sequence MKFRVERDALAEAVAWTAKSLPNRPSVPVLAGVMLRVTDGNLQVSGFDYEVSSQVTVEVQGDADGAALVSGRLLAEITKALPAKPVDIAAVGAHLELVCGSARFTLPTMPVEDYPSLPEMPESAGTVDAGAFAAAVAQVAIAAGRDETLPMMTGVRIELTGSTLAMLATDRYRLALREIQWRPDDPEVSINALVPARTLHDTAKALGPLGGEVTMALAAGGAGEGMIGFAGGTRRTTSRLLDGANYPPVRALFPASHNAEARVSVSTLIEVVKRVALVAERTTPVLLSFSADGLVVEAGGSEEARASEAMEATFTGDALTIGFNPQYLIDGLANLGAQTAVLSFVDAFKPAVISPAGEDGEVIPGYRYLIMPIRVSR, from the coding sequence ATGAAGTTCCGAGTGGAGCGCGACGCGCTCGCCGAGGCCGTGGCGTGGACCGCGAAGAGCCTGCCCAACCGGCCGTCCGTCCCGGTGCTGGCCGGTGTGATGCTCCGGGTCACCGACGGCAACCTGCAGGTCTCCGGGTTCGACTACGAGGTCTCGAGCCAGGTCACTGTCGAGGTGCAGGGTGACGCCGATGGTGCGGCGCTGGTCTCCGGCCGGCTGCTCGCCGAGATCACCAAGGCGCTGCCCGCCAAGCCGGTGGACATCGCCGCGGTCGGCGCCCACCTCGAGCTGGTCTGCGGCAGTGCGCGGTTCACCCTGCCCACCATGCCGGTCGAGGACTACCCCTCCCTGCCGGAGATGCCGGAGAGCGCCGGCACGGTCGACGCGGGCGCCTTCGCCGCCGCCGTCGCCCAGGTCGCCATCGCGGCCGGCCGGGACGAGACCCTGCCGATGATGACCGGCGTCCGGATCGAGCTCACCGGCAGCACGCTGGCGATGCTCGCCACCGACCGCTACCGGTTGGCGCTGCGGGAGATCCAGTGGCGTCCGGACGACCCCGAGGTGAGCATCAACGCCCTCGTGCCGGCGCGCACCCTGCACGACACCGCGAAGGCTCTCGGCCCGCTCGGCGGCGAGGTCACCATGGCACTGGCCGCGGGCGGCGCCGGCGAGGGCATGATCGGCTTCGCCGGCGGGACCCGCCGCACCACCAGCCGGCTGCTCGACGGCGCCAACTACCCGCCGGTCCGCGCGCTCTTCCCGGCCAGCCACAACGCCGAGGCCCGGGTGTCGGTCAGCACCCTCATCGAGGTCGTCAAGCGAGTCGCGCTGGTCGCCGAGCGGACCACCCCGGTGCTGCTCAGCTTCAGCGCCGACGGTCTGGTGGTCGAGGCCGGCGGCTCCGAGGAGGCGCGAGCGAGCGAGGCGATGGAGGCCACCTTCACCGGCGACGCGTTGACCATCGGGTTCAACCCGCAGTACCTGATCGACGGCCTGGCCAATCTGGGCGCCCAGACCGCGGTGCTCTCGTTCGTCGACGCCTTCAAGCCCGCGGTGATTTCGCCCGCCGGTGAGGATGGCGAGGTCATCCCTGGGTACCGGTACCTCATCATGCCGATCCGCGTATCCCGCTGA
- the dnaA gene encoding chromosomal replication initiator protein DnaA, whose amino-acid sequence MAGTTDLAAVWTATTDELADEIISAQQRAYLRLTRLRAIVEDTALISVPDAFTRDVIESRLRPAITEALTRRLGRPIQVAVTVRAAEDATGRPAGTVYRSAPEPGPDAPEDGPATLLDDLAPEGHRPEISIPEQPQPDRAPDPSPHVDGHRPGLIPQGRDGQETLFSAAFAEPGPAPAPRPAPDRRGFDEQAARLDPPGPDARPFDPRYRDEPASPRDQHVIRPLPRDGGTDSGPGRGGADHRPGLQSERRLPGTDTGGNRLNPKYMFETFVIGSSNRFAHAASVAVAESPAKAYNPLFIYGSSGLGKTHLLHAIGHYATTLGNARSVRYVSTEEFTNDFINSLRDDKTSAFQRRYRDVDILLIDDIQFLENRERTQEEFFHTFNTLHNANKQIVITSDRSPKQLATLEDRLRTRFEWGLLADIQPPDLETRIAILQKKAAQERLFAPPDVLEFIASRVSNSIRELEGALIRVTAFASLTRSTVELSLAEEVLRDFIPDGAGPEITADQIMVSTADYFGVSLEDLRGHSRSRVLVNARQVAMYLCRELTDLSLPRIGQAFGGRDHTTVMHADRKIRQQMAERRSLYNQIAELTNRIKQNT is encoded by the coding sequence GTGGCCGGTACGACCGACCTTGCCGCGGTGTGGACGGCGACAACCGACGAGCTCGCCGACGAGATCATCTCCGCCCAGCAGCGGGCGTACCTCCGGCTGACCCGGCTCCGCGCCATCGTCGAGGACACCGCGCTGATCTCCGTCCCGGACGCCTTCACCCGGGACGTCATCGAGTCCCGGCTGCGCCCGGCGATCACCGAGGCGCTCACCCGCCGGCTGGGCCGACCGATCCAGGTCGCCGTCACCGTCCGGGCCGCCGAGGACGCCACCGGCCGCCCCGCGGGCACCGTCTACCGCAGCGCGCCCGAGCCCGGGCCGGACGCTCCCGAAGACGGACCCGCGACCCTGCTCGACGACCTCGCCCCGGAGGGCCACCGGCCGGAGATCTCGATCCCGGAACAGCCACAGCCCGACCGCGCGCCGGATCCGTCGCCGCACGTCGACGGCCACCGTCCGGGTCTGATCCCGCAGGGCCGGGACGGGCAGGAGACGCTGTTCAGCGCCGCCTTCGCCGAGCCGGGGCCCGCGCCGGCGCCCCGGCCGGCTCCCGATCGGCGTGGCTTCGACGAGCAGGCCGCCCGACTGGACCCGCCCGGCCCGGACGCCCGACCCTTCGACCCCCGGTATCGGGACGAGCCCGCATCGCCGCGGGACCAGCACGTGATCCGGCCGCTGCCGCGCGACGGCGGGACCGACAGCGGGCCCGGCCGCGGCGGTGCGGATCACCGGCCCGGTCTGCAGAGCGAGCGCCGGCTGCCGGGCACGGACACCGGCGGCAACCGGCTGAACCCGAAGTACATGTTCGAGACGTTCGTCATCGGCTCGTCCAACCGGTTCGCGCACGCCGCGTCGGTCGCGGTGGCCGAGTCGCCGGCGAAGGCGTACAACCCGCTCTTCATCTACGGCAGCTCCGGTCTGGGCAAGACCCACCTGCTGCACGCGATCGGGCACTACGCGACCACCCTCGGCAACGCGCGTTCGGTGCGGTACGTCTCGACCGAGGAGTTCACCAACGACTTCATCAACTCGCTGCGGGACGACAAGACGAGCGCGTTCCAGCGGCGCTACCGGGACGTGGACATCCTCCTGATCGACGACATCCAGTTCCTGGAGAACCGGGAGCGGACGCAGGAGGAGTTCTTCCACACCTTCAACACGCTGCACAACGCCAACAAGCAGATCGTGATCACCTCCGACCGGTCGCCGAAGCAGCTGGCGACGCTCGAGGACCGGCTGCGTACCCGGTTCGAGTGGGGGCTGCTGGCCGACATCCAGCCGCCGGACCTGGAGACCCGGATCGCGATCCTTCAGAAGAAGGCGGCCCAGGAGCGGCTGTTCGCCCCGCCGGACGTGCTGGAGTTCATCGCGTCACGCGTGTCGAACTCGATCCGGGAACTGGAGGGCGCGCTGATCCGGGTGACGGCGTTCGCCAGTCTCACCCGCTCGACGGTCGAGCTGTCGCTGGCCGAGGAGGTGCTGCGGGACTTCATCCCGGACGGCGCCGGCCCGGAGATCACCGCCGACCAGATCATGGTCTCCACCGCGGACTACTTCGGGGTGAGCCTGGAGGACCTGCGCGGCCACTCCCGGTCCCGGGTCCTGGTGAACGCCCGCCAGGTGGCGATGTATCTGTGCCGGGAGCTGACCGATCTCTCCCTGCCCCGGATCGGGCAGGCGTTCGGCGGCCGGGATCACACCACGGTGATGCACGCCGACCGCAAGATCCGTCAGCAGATGGCCGAGCGCCGGTCGCTCTACAACCAGATCGCCGAGCTGACCAACCGGATCAAGCAGAACACCTGA
- the rpmH gene encoding 50S ribosomal protein L34 encodes MSKRTYQPNNRRRAKTHGFRLRMRTRAGRAILSSRRAKGRTTLSA; translated from the coding sequence GTGAGCAAGCGCACCTACCAGCCGAACAACCGCCGGCGCGCGAAGACCCACGGCTTCCGGCTGCGCATGCGCACCCGCGCTGGCCGTGCCATCCTCTCGAGCCGTCGCGCCAAGGGTCGCACTACCCTGTCGGCCTGA
- the rnpA gene encoding ribonuclease P protein component, translating to MLAAAQRLRRSTDFAAAVRGGRRAGRGAVVVHLTLPVSPEPSTPTSPEPARATGAEHSATPARAGFVVSKAVGNAVVRNRVRRRLRHLVRERLADLPEGSTLVVRALPAAADASFSRLATDLDGAIAAARAPRGRRR from the coding sequence GTGCTGGCGGCCGCGCAGCGACTGCGGCGCAGCACTGACTTCGCCGCAGCGGTCCGGGGTGGCCGACGAGCCGGCCGAGGCGCCGTCGTGGTCCACCTGACCCTGCCGGTGTCCCCCGAACCATCGACACCGACCTCGCCGGAGCCGGCGCGGGCCACCGGGGCGGAGCATTCCGCCACCCCGGCCCGCGCCGGCTTCGTCGTGTCCAAGGCCGTGGGAAACGCGGTGGTCCGCAACCGGGTCCGCCGTCGGCTCCGGCACCTGGTCCGCGAGCGCCTCGCCGACCTGCCCGAGGGCAGCACGCTGGTCGTCCGGGCCCTGCCGGCGGCTGCCGACGCGTCCTTTTCGCGACTCGCAACCGACCTGGATGGCGCGATCGCCGCGGCCCGGGCACCCCGGGGGCGACGCCGGTGA
- the yidD gene encoding membrane protein insertion efficiency factor YidD: MTADPAAPRASSAAARVLIGPIIAYRRWISPALPARCRFYPSCSAYALEAVERHGAVRGAVLAVRRLLRCHPFHPGGHDPVPEPGVRRRADATGV, from the coding sequence GTGACCGCCGACCCGGCCGCCCCCCGAGCGAGCAGCGCCGCCGCCCGTGTGCTGATCGGGCCCATCATCGCGTACCGTCGGTGGATAAGTCCGGCACTGCCGGCCCGCTGTCGGTTCTACCCGTCGTGCAGTGCGTACGCCCTCGAGGCGGTGGAACGGCACGGCGCGGTGCGTGGAGCCGTGCTGGCGGTCCGGCGGTTGTTGCGATGCCACCCCTTCCACCCAGGTGGACATGACCCGGTGCCGGAGCCGGGCGTTCGCCGCCGTGCCGATGCGACTGGAGTCTGA
- the yidC gene encoding membrane protein insertase YidC produces the protein MFSLDWIYYAISWILLTWHSAWDAIGVPVDAVIGTNFAWILAIVFLVVTVRVILFPVFVKQIKSQRAMQALQPQVKALQEKHKGDRETLQKEMMELYRKEKANPLMGCLPMFLQIPVFLGLFHVLRRLDPAKQAKTLYGWSVEQFDSASNAKLFTAPIAGKFGSTADELARLGANGTTVKIIAGILVLVMMGTTYLTSRQMILKTGWAEDPQQRMIQRLMLYGIPLSLLVSGAIFPIGVIIYWVTNNLFTLGQQQWVLRKYPPPPTATSKSTTTAARNPVQPVRTGGLFGRGKTAPQPPAKATAPKVAGPKPGAKPTNPKKGRPAKRQG, from the coding sequence TTGTTCAGTCTCGACTGGATCTACTACGCGATCTCGTGGATCCTGCTGACCTGGCACTCCGCCTGGGACGCGATCGGGGTCCCGGTCGACGCGGTGATCGGCACGAACTTCGCCTGGATCCTGGCCATCGTCTTCCTGGTGGTCACCGTCCGGGTGATCCTGTTCCCGGTCTTCGTCAAGCAGATCAAGTCGCAGCGTGCGATGCAGGCCCTGCAGCCCCAGGTCAAGGCGCTGCAGGAGAAGCACAAGGGTGACCGGGAGACGCTCCAGAAGGAGATGATGGAGCTCTACCGGAAGGAAAAGGCCAACCCCCTCATGGGCTGCCTTCCGATGTTCCTCCAGATCCCGGTCTTCCTCGGTCTCTTCCACGTGCTGCGCCGACTCGACCCGGCCAAGCAGGCCAAGACGCTCTACGGCTGGTCGGTGGAGCAGTTCGACAGCGCGTCCAACGCCAAGCTCTTCACCGCCCCGATCGCCGGGAAGTTCGGCTCCACGGCCGACGAGCTGGCCCGGCTCGGCGCCAACGGCACCACGGTAAAGATCATCGCCGGCATCCTGGTCCTGGTGATGATGGGCACCACCTACCTCACCAGCCGCCAGATGATCCTGAAGACCGGCTGGGCCGAGGACCCGCAGCAGCGGATGATCCAGCGCCTGATGCTCTACGGCATCCCGCTGTCGCTGCTCGTCTCGGGCGCGATCTTCCCGATCGGTGTGATCATCTACTGGGTCACCAACAACCTCTTCACCCTCGGCCAGCAGCAGTGGGTGCTGCGCAAGTACCCGCCGCCGCCCACCGCCACGAGCAAGTCCACCACGACCGCCGCGCGGAACCCGGTGCAGCCGGTCAGGACGGGCGGGCTGTTCGGTCGGGGCAAGACGGCTCCGCAGCCGCCGGCCAAGGCGACCGCCCCGAAGGTCGCCGGGCCGAAGCCGGGCGCCAAGCCGACGAACCCCAAGAAGGGACGCCCCGCCAAGCGGCAGGGATGA
- a CDS encoding R3H domain-containing nucleic acid-binding protein — protein sequence MTDTSIPRTDQSLDEEGTAPIAANGDIDNEPDETEVEAGSEKKAAGDSDLFRQSEIAADYVEGLLDILDYDGDIDELVSGGRPVVEVVGARLQNLVGQRGATLEALQELARLAVFRQTGTPSRLLLDVGGYRANRRKELAAVAKNAVEKVKEYGEPVRLEPMSAFERKCVHDVVNAMAGVESESEGVEPNRRIVVRPVD from the coding sequence GTGACCGACACCAGCATCCCCCGCACCGACCAGTCCCTGGACGAGGAGGGGACCGCCCCGATCGCGGCGAACGGCGACATCGACAACGAGCCCGACGAGACCGAGGTCGAGGCGGGTTCGGAAAAGAAGGCCGCGGGCGACAGCGACCTGTTCCGGCAGAGCGAGATCGCGGCCGACTACGTCGAGGGCCTGCTCGACATCCTCGACTACGACGGTGACATCGACGAGCTGGTCTCGGGCGGGCGCCCGGTCGTCGAGGTCGTCGGCGCCCGGCTCCAGAACCTGGTCGGCCAGCGCGGCGCCACCCTGGAGGCGCTCCAGGAGCTGGCCCGCCTCGCCGTCTTCCGGCAGACCGGTACGCCGAGCCGGCTGCTGCTCGACGTGGGGGGTTACCGGGCCAACCGGCGCAAGGAGCTCGCCGCGGTCGCGAAGAACGCGGTGGAGAAGGTCAAGGAGTACGGCGAGCCGGTCCGGCTGGAGCCGATGTCCGCCTTCGAGCGCAAGTGCGTGCACGACGTGGTCAACGCGATGGCCGGTGTGGAGAGCGAGTCCGAGGGCGTCGAGCCGAACCGGCGCATCGTCGTCCGGCCGGTGGACTGA
- the rsmG gene encoding 16S rRNA (guanine(527)-N(7))-methyltransferase RsmG produces MAGPGGTSPGPSAVRPDATVAVLPPDLAGAARTLFGDRLDLAAAYAELLATDGVVRGLIGPREAPRIWDRHLLNCAAVAERIPEGAAVLDVGSGAGLPGLVLAIARPDLTVTLIEPLARRTSFLIETVEQLGLTKMVRVFRGRAEEAATGATGAAPLSGDVVTARAVAPLDRLAAWCLPLAVQGGRLVALKGASAGEEIADHAAVVAKLGGGEASVYRCGVGVIDPPTTVVEIVRERLVGPRPSSARKSRGGRQRRR; encoded by the coding sequence GTGGCCGGCCCGGGTGGCACGTCACCCGGGCCGTCGGCTGTCCGGCCCGATGCGACCGTCGCCGTGCTGCCGCCCGACCTCGCCGGCGCGGCCCGTACCCTCTTCGGCGACCGGCTCGACCTGGCCGCCGCGTACGCCGAACTGCTGGCGACCGACGGCGTGGTCCGCGGCCTGATCGGCCCCCGGGAGGCACCCCGGATCTGGGACCGGCACCTGCTGAACTGCGCCGCGGTGGCCGAGCGGATCCCGGAGGGGGCTGCGGTGCTGGACGTCGGCTCCGGCGCCGGTCTACCCGGTCTGGTGCTGGCGATCGCCCGTCCCGACCTGACGGTCACCCTCATCGAGCCGCTTGCCCGGCGTACCTCGTTCCTGATCGAGACCGTCGAGCAGCTCGGCCTGACGAAGATGGTCCGGGTGTTCCGGGGGCGCGCCGAGGAGGCGGCCACCGGTGCGACCGGCGCCGCCCCGCTCAGCGGCGACGTGGTCACCGCTCGCGCCGTCGCCCCGCTCGACCGGCTCGCCGCCTGGTGCCTTCCGCTCGCGGTCCAGGGCGGGCGGCTGGTCGCGCTCAAGGGCGCCTCGGCCGGGGAGGAGATCGCGGACCACGCGGCTGTGGTGGCGAAGCTCGGCGGCGGGGAGGCCAGCGTGTACCGCTGCGGCGTCGGTGTGATCGATCCACCGACCACCGTCGTGGAGATCGTGCGGGAGCGGTTGGTCGGGCCGCGCCCGTCGTCCGCCCGGAAGTCCCGGGGCGGCCGGCAGCGCCGGCGCTGA
- a CDS encoding AAA family ATPase: protein MHDDGRYDDPRVTGSANDRVSRETNYPGWSPDGAAPSGPAPAESPGGHRPADGASRPGNSPADARSAQPHRNTAAAARFESAVPHQPTPDVVRDAAPTAVGPDASAVPVEPYTAPPADPSLVSRETGEDDDPPLAMEAMRAVQILNPSGEVTMPRPERTRVMCVANQKGGVGKTTTTVNLAVALALHGNRVLVIDLDPQGNASTGLNVPHHTGVPDVYDCLINSVPLSDVAQAVEGIPNLWCVPATIDLAGAEIELVSVVARESRLDRAITAYPGHFDYVFIDCPPSLGLLTVNALVAAQEVLIPIQCEYYALEGLNQLINNINLVRQHLNPKLEVSTILLTMYDRRTRLADAVEQDVRNHFGDKVLRSVIPRNVRVSEAPSYGQSVMTYDPGSRGATSYFEAAQEIAERGAMEPVSRNA from the coding sequence GTGCATGACGACGGCAGGTATGACGATCCACGCGTGACCGGGTCGGCCAACGACCGTGTTTCACGTGAAACCAACTATCCGGGTTGGTCACCTGACGGGGCTGCGCCGTCCGGGCCGGCTCCGGCAGAGTCCCCAGGGGGGCACCGGCCGGCGGACGGCGCGTCTCGACCGGGGAACAGCCCTGCCGACGCCAGGTCCGCTCAGCCACACCGGAACACCGCGGCGGCGGCCCGCTTCGAGTCGGCGGTGCCGCACCAGCCCACCCCCGACGTCGTACGCGACGCCGCCCCGACGGCCGTGGGTCCGGACGCCTCCGCAGTCCCGGTCGAGCCGTACACGGCTCCGCCGGCCGACCCGTCGCTCGTTTCACGTGAAACGGGCGAAGACGATGACCCACCGTTGGCTATGGAGGCGATGCGCGCCGTGCAGATCCTGAATCCCAGTGGCGAGGTGACGATGCCTCGGCCGGAGCGGACCCGGGTCATGTGCGTCGCGAATCAGAAGGGCGGCGTCGGGAAGACCACCACAACGGTCAACCTGGCGGTGGCTCTCGCTCTCCACGGCAACCGCGTGCTGGTGATCGACCTCGACCCGCAGGGGAACGCCTCGACCGGGCTCAACGTCCCGCACCACACCGGCGTGCCGGACGTCTACGACTGTCTGATCAACAGCGTGCCGCTGTCGGACGTCGCCCAGGCGGTGGAGGGCATCCCCAACCTGTGGTGTGTGCCGGCCACCATCGACCTCGCCGGCGCGGAGATCGAACTGGTCTCCGTGGTCGCCCGAGAGTCCCGGCTGGACCGCGCGATCACCGCCTACCCCGGCCACTTCGACTACGTCTTCATCGACTGCCCCCCGTCGCTCGGTCTGCTGACGGTGAACGCCCTCGTGGCCGCGCAGGAAGTGCTGATCCCGATCCAGTGCGAGTACTACGCGCTGGAGGGGCTGAACCAGCTGATCAACAACATCAACCTGGTTCGGCAGCACCTGAACCCGAAGCTCGAGGTCTCCACGATCCTGCTGACCATGTACGACCGGCGTACCCGGCTGGCCGACGCGGTCGAGCAGGACGTCCGAAACCACTTCGGTGACAAGGTCCTGCGGTCGGTCATCCCGCGCAACGTGCGTGTCTCCGAGGCGCCCAGCTACGGGCAGTCGGTGATGACCTACGATCCCGGATCTCGGGGCGCCACGAGCTACTTCGAGGCTGCCCAGGAGATCGCCGAGCGGGGCGCCATGGAGCCGGTGAGCCGGAATGCGTAG
- a CDS encoding ParB/RepB/Spo0J family partition protein — MKNRPRGGLGKGLGALIPTGPAPGAGAVMDAPETAAVPSGAVAAVVPSVGATAGPAQSESTLSPVPGARFAEIPVDAIVPNPKQPRQVFDEEALEELKTSIQEVGFLQPIVVRQLDDEKYELVMGERRWRAAQAVGKDVIPAIVRDTRDDAMLRDALLENIHRANLNPLEEAAAYQQLLEEFGATHEELARRIGRSRPQISNTIRLMNLPAQVQLRVAAGVLSAGHARALLSLDDAESQEKLALRIVAEGLSVRATEEIVALALSDGTAKTPASKRRPKPHAPGLTDLADRLSDRFDTRVKVDLLRNKGKITIEFATVDDLERIVGIIGVGQEESES; from the coding sequence ATGAAGAACCGTCCCCGGGGAGGTCTGGGTAAGGGCCTGGGGGCGCTCATCCCGACCGGGCCGGCGCCGGGCGCCGGTGCGGTCATGGATGCGCCCGAGACCGCAGCGGTGCCCAGTGGCGCCGTCGCCGCCGTCGTACCGTCGGTGGGCGCGACCGCCGGGCCGGCCCAGTCCGAGTCGACGCTGAGCCCGGTGCCGGGCGCGCGGTTCGCCGAGATCCCGGTCGACGCGATCGTTCCGAACCCGAAGCAGCCGCGGCAGGTCTTCGACGAGGAGGCACTCGAAGAGCTGAAGACCTCCATCCAGGAGGTCGGCTTCCTCCAGCCCATCGTCGTCCGGCAGCTCGATGACGAGAAGTACGAACTTGTCATGGGCGAGCGCCGTTGGCGAGCCGCGCAGGCGGTCGGCAAGGACGTTATCCCGGCGATCGTCCGGGACACGCGGGACGACGCGATGCTCCGGGACGCGCTGCTGGAGAACATCCACCGGGCGAACCTCAACCCGTTGGAAGAGGCGGCCGCATACCAGCAGCTGCTGGAGGAGTTCGGGGCCACCCACGAGGAGCTGGCCCGCCGGATCGGGCGGAGCCGCCCGCAGATCTCGAACACCATCCGGCTGATGAACCTCCCCGCCCAGGTGCAGCTGCGGGTGGCCGCGGGTGTGCTCTCCGCCGGGCACGCGCGCGCCCTGCTGAGCCTCGACGACGCCGAGTCGCAGGAGAAGCTGGCCCTCCGCATCGTCGCCGAAGGGCTGTCGGTACGGGCAACGGAAGAAATCGTCGCGCTGGCCCTGAGCGACGGCACGGCCAAGACGCCGGCCAGCAAACGGCGCCCCAAGCCGCACGCGCCAGGACTGACCGATCTGGCCGATCGGCTCTCCGACCGGTTCGACACCCGGGTGAAGGTGGACCTGCTGCGGAACAAAGGCAAGATCACGATTGAGTTCGCCACCGTCGACGATCTCGAGCGGATCGTCGGCATCATCGGGGTCGGCCAGGAGGAGTCCGAGAGCTGA
- a CDS encoding D-alanine--D-alanine ligase has protein sequence MATTAAEQSGVTGTAVTEDLHVLVLAGGLSYERDVSLRSGRRVLDALRAVGMDAELRDADIALLPALAADPPDAVVIALHGATGEDGSLRGVLDLCDVPYVGCDARASRLAWDKPSAKAVLREAGIPTPDWVALPHDRFSELGAVAVLDRIVDRLSLPLMVKPAQGGSGLGAAVVRDAAALPAAMVGCFAYDPTALVERYVPGMDVAVSVIDLGDGPQALPAVEIVPRNGVYDYAARYTAGRTTWHAPARLDPEVAENVADVALAAHAALGLRDLSRVDLIVDGDGQPHVLEVNVSPGMTETSLLPLAVSAAGLDFGRVLSSLVTRAAARRP, from the coding sequence ATGGCTACGACCGCCGCCGAACAATCCGGGGTGACCGGGACCGCCGTCACCGAGGACCTGCACGTGCTGGTGCTCGCCGGCGGGCTCTCCTACGAACGCGACGTCTCCCTGCGCTCCGGCCGCCGGGTGCTCGACGCGCTGCGCGCCGTCGGCATGGACGCCGAACTCCGGGACGCCGACATCGCGCTGCTGCCGGCACTGGCCGCCGACCCGCCGGATGCCGTGGTGATCGCCCTGCACGGCGCGACCGGCGAGGACGGCTCCTTGCGCGGCGTGCTCGACCTCTGCGACGTCCCGTACGTCGGCTGCGACGCGCGCGCGTCCCGTCTCGCCTGGGACAAGCCGTCGGCGAAAGCCGTGCTCCGCGAGGCTGGCATCCCCACCCCGGACTGGGTGGCGCTCCCGCACGACCGCTTCTCCGAACTGGGTGCGGTGGCGGTGCTGGACCGGATCGTCGACCGGCTCAGCCTGCCGCTGATGGTCAAGCCGGCGCAGGGCGGCTCCGGCCTGGGCGCCGCCGTGGTCCGCGACGCGGCGGCTCTCCCGGCCGCCATGGTGGGCTGTTTCGCGTACGACCCGACGGCGCTCGTCGAGCGGTACGTGCCCGGCATGGACGTGGCCGTCTCCGTGATCGACCTCGGCGACGGTCCGCAGGCGCTGCCGGCGGTGGAGATCGTGCCCCGCAACGGGGTGTACGACTACGCCGCCCGCTACACCGCCGGCCGCACCACGTGGCACGCCCCCGCCCGGCTCGACCCGGAGGTCGCCGAGAACGTGGCCGACGTGGCGTTGGCCGCGCACGCCGCCCTCGGCCTGCGCGACCTGTCCCGGGTCGACCTGATCGTCGACGGCGACGGGCAGCCGCACGTCCTGGAGGTCAACGTCTCGCCGGGGATGACCGAGACGTCACTGCTGCCGCTCGCGGTGTCGGCCGCCGGCCTGGATTTCGGGCGGGTGCTCAGCTCGCTGGTCACCCGGGCCGCGGCCCGCCGCCCCTGA